DNA sequence from the Halorussus sp. MSC15.2 genome:
CACCGCTCTGCGGGGCGCACTTCCACAGCGGCGTCCGGAAGTACGGCGCGGTCCCGCGAAACACCGACTACCACGCCGAGATGGGCGTCCGCGTCCTGCTGTCGGCGATGGCCCGGACCGCCGCGCGCTACGACGCGGGCGTGACGCCGATTCTCACCCACGCCACGAGCCACTACGTCCGGACCTACCTCGAACTCGACCACAGCGCCAGCGACGCCAACGCCGCCATCGACGAGTTGGGCCACGTCTACCACTGCGAGGACTGCCTCTACCGCGAGCACGAGTTCGGTCTCCTCGCCGACCCCATCGAGACGTGCCCGGAGTGCGGAAGCGAGCGCACGCTGACGGCCGGGCCGCTGTGGCTCGGTCCGACCCACGACGCCGACTTCGTCGCCGCGGTCCGCGAGGAGTTGGACGACTCGATGGGGACCGAGAGCAAGGTCGAGCGCCTGCTCGACACCCTCGAAGGTGAACTCCACGAACCGACCCACTACGACCAGCACCGCCTCTGCAAGGAGTGGGGCCGGGCGGCCCCGGCCATGGACGAGTTCCTCGGCGACCTCCGGGACGCGGGCTACGAGACGTCCCGGACTCACTACGGCGGAACCACGTTCAAGACGCCGGCGACCGTCGAAGCGATACGCGAGGCGACACGCGAGTCGTAACTCCGCGTTTCCGAACCGAATACCCGGCGTATTGCCAATGAATATTTGTATCTCGTTGGCGAAATGAGTCGCGTGCCCAGTCTCGGAAACGCTCTGAACGCCGGTCGCTCGGTCATCGAGGAGGCGCGCGCGCAGGAGATTACCTTCTTGGCGGCGAGTACCGCCTACTACTCGTTCGTCTCGCTCATCCCCCTGCTACTGCTGGCCTTCATCGTCGTCTCGTTCGTGGCCGGCGACCAGTTCGCGACGCAGGTCGTCAATCAGGCGTCGGGACTGC
Encoded proteins:
- a CDS encoding tRNA (guanine(26)-N(2))-dimethyltransferase, coding for MRVSEGGVEVEVPEQADEGIGDEVFFNPVQELNRDLTVATLRAYRDREQRAEYYLDAMAASGIRGVRAAADGWNATLADIDPDAVELCERNLERNDLDGEVVQRDANALMHEEVFDVVDIDPFGTPIPFADAAFANTRDLVCVTATDTAPLCGAHFHSGVRKYGAVPRNTDYHAEMGVRVLLSAMARTAARYDAGVTPILTHATSHYVRTYLELDHSASDANAAIDELGHVYHCEDCLYREHEFGLLADPIETCPECGSERTLTAGPLWLGPTHDADFVAAVREELDDSMGTESKVERLLDTLEGELHEPTHYDQHRLCKEWGRAAPAMDEFLGDLRDAGYETSRTHYGGTTFKTPATVEAIREATRES